AAAGCGCGTGGGTGGCTCACGTTCCGGACGGGCGGGGTTGCTCTGGGGGGACCGAGCTCTCGGCGAGCGCCATCCACTGGTCCAGGTCGGCTTGTGTGAACTCCGTCCACGGCGGGACCTCCGGGAGCCGGCGGAGGAGGTCGTAGGCCTCGGGGATCTGGGGGGCGCGCAGGACCGGGCAGTGGCAGCCGGCGATGACCTCGGCGTTCAGGTGCTGGAAGTCCGCCACGACCGCCTCGAACTTCGCGGCGTCCAGCAGCGCGGCCCAGGGGGCGACCAAGCGTCCCCCGAACAACTGGCCGTCGCGGAAGTCCTCCGGGGACAGGTCCGCCGTTTCGGGCATGGGGGTCGGCACGTTCGTGGCGAAGGTGTCGACCGACCACAGGACGTCGGTCTTCGAGTCGAAGAGGGCGCGGGTCGTCGGGTTGTCGTAGAGGGGCGGTCTTTTGGCGACCAGGGTGCGGTCGCCGGCGTCGATCGTGTCGCCATCCGTCATGAAGCGGCACCGGTTGATCGGGACCTCCCACTCCTCGGCCATGCGGCCGATGGAGAACCACGTCGTCAGCAGGGTCGCGTTCGGGCACGCCGCGAGGGCCGCCAAGAGGTTGCCGGCGTGGTCGCGGTCGTCGTGGGTGAGGAAGATCCACCGCACGTCCAAGGGGTCCACGACGGACCAGGCCGCCTCGAGCCACTGCGCGCGCACCGCGGGCGCCCCGGTGTCGACGAGGACCGGTTCGGCTCCCCGGATCACCATCGAGTTCATGTGGAAGTGACCGACCGGCGGGGCCTCCAGCGCCCACGGGATGACGAACGTCTCCTCGGCGATCTTGTACGGCTGCAACAGGTTGAAACTCTGCGTGGTTGTCATGGCGCTCTCCCCTGAACGGAGTAGCCGCGGCGTTAAGCCATCCAGTGCAACTCCGCGCCGGGGTTTCGTCAACCGCAGAACCGGACGCGGTCAGCCCACCGAGACCGGGCCGCCGGGGGCCGACCACTCCCCCGGCGGCCGGCGGTCAGCGTGCGGGGGACCAGTACAGGAGCTTGCCCCACGACAACGGGGTCGCCTCGCGGACCAGTTCCCCGTGGACCTGGGCCGGTGTGGCGGCGCGGTTCAGGTGCAGGTACCGCAGGGCCACGCCGGTCACGTACCCGGTCGACATCGACGTCCCGCTGATGGTGTTGGTCGCCGTGTCGCTCGTGTACCACGCACCCGTGATGGACACACCCGGCGCATAAAGGTCCACGACCGATCCGTAGTTCGAGAAAGTGGCCTTGCTGTCCGTAGTGGTCGACGCGCCCGACGTGATCGCCTCGACCACCCGCGCGGGCGAGTAGCCGGAAGCGTCGCTGTTGCTGCCGCCCGCCGTCACGGACGCGCTGACGCCGGACGCGATCAACTTCCGCACGGCGTCGTCCATCGCCGTGGACGGGCCACCACCCAGTGACAGGTTCGCCACGGCCGGCCTGACGGCGTTCCGGGCCACCCAGTCGATCCCGGCGATGACACCGGCCGTGGTGCCGCTGCCGGACCCGTTGAGGACCCGGACGCCGCACACCCGCGCCTGCTTGGCCACCCCGTACGTGCGGCCGGCGATCAAGGACGCGATGTGGGTGCCGTGGCCGTTGTCGTCCTGGGCGATGGTGTCGTCGTCCACCGCGTCCCAGCCGTTGCACGCGCGTCCGCCGAACTCCGTGTGCGTGACGCGGATGCCGGTGTCGATCACGTACGCCGTGGTCCCCAGGCCGGTGGACGTGTAGCTGTACTTGGCGTCCAGCGGCAGGGCGCGCTGGTCGATGCGGTCCAGGCCCCACGGCGGGTTGTACTGGGTCGTGTGCGCCCGCACCACCTGGTCCTGCTCCACGTACTCCACCGCCGGGTCGGCGGCCAGTCGACGGGCCTCACGAGCGCTCAACCGCACCGAGAACCCGTGGAACAGTCCACTGTAGACCCGCTCGGGAGCGAACCGGTCCACAGTGGACAGGGCTGCGGTGTCCTTGAGCTTGACTATGTAACTGCCGGGCACGGCCGAAGGAGATCCGGCGTGCAGGACGGCACCTTCGGCCTCGGCGGGTGTGGCGAGGCCGGCGACGACCAGGGCGGCGACCGCCGCGCCGGGGATGAGCTTGCGCATGGCGATTCCTTCGCGGGGGTCAGCGGGACGGGGACCAGTAGAGGAGCTTGCCGCCCCACGGCAGCGGGGTGGCCTCGCGCACGAGCTCGGCGTGCACCTGTGCCGGCGTGGCGGTGGGGTTGAACTGGAGGAACCGCACGGCCACCCCGCTGACGAAACCGGTCGCCATCGACGTGCCGCTCAGCGTGTTGGTCGCGGTGTCACTGGTGTGCCAGGCGGACTTGATGCCGACGCCGGGCGCGAACAGGTCCACCCCGGAGCCGTAGTTGGAGAACGACGCCCGTGCGTCGGTGGAGGTCGTCGCGCCGGACGTGATCGCCTCCGCCACCCGCGCCGGCGAGGTGTTCACGGTGCCGCTGCCGCTGCTGCCCGCGGTCACCGACGCGGTGACGCCCGAGGCGATGAGGCGGCGCACGGCGTCGTCCAGCGCGGTGGACGCCCCGCCGCCGAGGCTGAAGTTCGCGACGGCGGGCTTGCGGGCGTGCGCGGCCACCCAGTCGACGCCGGCGATCACACCGGAGATCGTGCCGCTGCCCGACCCGTTCAGGACGCGCACGCCGTAGACGTCGACGCCCTTCGCCACGCCGTAGGTGCGCCCGGCGATGGTGCCGGCGACGTGCGTGCCGTGCCCGTTGTCGTCCTGGGCCACGGGGTCGTTGTCGACGGCGTCCCAGCCGTGGAACGCGCGTCCGCCGAACTCCTCGTGCGTGGTCCGGATGCCGGTGTCGACGACGTACACCG
This DNA window, taken from Saccharothrix variisporea, encodes the following:
- a CDS encoding MBL fold metallo-hydrolase; the encoded protein is MTTTQSFNLLQPYKIAEETFVIPWALEAPPVGHFHMNSMVIRGAEPVLVDTGAPAVRAQWLEAAWSVVDPLDVRWIFLTHDDRDHAGNLLAALAACPNATLLTTWFSIGRMAEEWEVPINRCRFMTDGDTIDAGDRTLVAKRPPLYDNPTTRALFDSKTDVLWSVDTFATNVPTPMPETADLSPEDFRDGQLFGGRLVAPWAALLDAAKFEAVVADFQHLNAEVIAGCHCPVLRAPQIPEAYDLLRRLPEVPPWTEFTQADLDQWMALAESSVPPEQPRPSGT
- a CDS encoding S8 family peptidase; translation: MRKLIPGAAVAALVVAGLATPAEAEGAVLHAGSPSAVPGSYIVKLKDTAALSTVDRFAPERVYSGLFHGFSVRLSAREARRLAADPAVEYVEQDQVVRAHTTQYNPPWGLDRIDQRALPLDAKYSYTSTGLGTTAYVIDTGIRVTHTEFGGRACNGWDAVDDDTIAQDDNGHGTHIASLIAGRTYGVAKQARVCGVRVLNGSGSGTTAGVIAGIDWVARNAVRPAVANLSLGGGPSTAMDDAVRKLIASGVSASVTAGGSNSDASGYSPARVVEAITSGASTTTDSKATFSNYGSVVDLYAPGVSITGAWYTSDTATNTISGTSMSTGYVTGVALRYLHLNRAATPAQVHGELVREATPLSWGKLLYWSPAR
- a CDS encoding S8 family peptidase; translated protein: MRKPLLPGLAAAALLVAVVVTPATASEGAVLRAASPWAVPGSYLVKLKPGATAPVAADRVFTGGFSTRLTAREARRLAAHPAVEYVEQDQYVHALSTQPDAPWGLDRTDQRALPLDTTYSYTSTGATTSVYVVDTGIRTTHEEFGGRAFHGWDAVDNDPVAQDDNGHGTHVAGTIAGRTYGVAKGVDVYGVRVLNGSGSGTISGVIAGVDWVAAHARKPAVANFSLGGGASTALDDAVRRLIASGVTASVTAGSSGSGTVNTSPARVAEAITSGATTSTDARASFSNYGSGVDLFAPGVGIKSAWHTSDTATNTLSGTSMATGFVSGVAVRFLQFNPTATPAQVHAELVREATPLPWGGKLLYWSPSR